One Microtus pennsylvanicus isolate mMicPen1 chromosome 3, mMicPen1.hap1, whole genome shotgun sequence DNA window includes the following coding sequences:
- the Znf202 gene encoding zinc finger protein 202 isoform X2, with product MVALLTALSQGLVTFKDVALCFSQDQWSDLDPTQKEFYGEYVLEEDCGIVVSLSFPIPRLDDTSQIREEEPQVPDVHESQEPAETEILSFTYTGDLSEDGEGSVEQEDTHRSILVDPETHQTPDWEIVFEGNTSRLNERRFGTNISQVNNSTKTKETTPGHPQIARQHHCPLCGKSFTCNSHLIRHLRTHTGEKPYKCMECGKSYTRSSHLARHQKVHKTNPPHKHPPNRKNVDAPLTQSGGNALVEKPYSCDDCGKHFRWTSDLVRHQRTHTGEKPFFCTTCGKSFSQKSVLTTHQRIHATGKPYSCTDCGEDFSDQRQFLTHRKTHVTEELFLCSECGRSFNNSAAFAKHQKSHSSVRNCRCDECGKSFSRRDHLVRHQRTHTGEKPFTCTTCGKSFGRGYHLIRHQRTHTRKT from the exons GGACTAGTCACATTCAAAGATGTGGCTCTCTGCTTCTCACAGGATCAGTGGAGTGATCTGGATCCAACACAAAAAGAATTCTATGGAGAATATGTCTTGGAAGAAGATTGTGGAAttgtagtttctctgt CATTTCCAATTCCCAGACTGGATGATACCTCCCAGATTAGAGAAGAAGAGCCTCAGGTCCCAGATGTCCACGAATCTCAGGAGCCTGCAGAAACAGAAATCCTGAGTTTTACCTATACAG GAGACCTGAGTGAAGATGGGGAAGGAAGTGTTGAGCAAGAAGATACACACAGGTCTATTTTGGTAGACCCAGAAACTCACCAGACTCCAGATTGGGAGATAGTCTTTGAGGGTAATACAAGTAGACTTAATGAAAGGAGATTTGGCACAAATATTTCTCAAGTTAATAATTCCACAAAAACTAAGGAAACTACTCCTGGTCACCCCCAGATAGCGAGGCAACACCACTGCCCTCTATGTGGAAAAAGCTTCACATGCAATTCTCATCTTATTAGGCACTTGAGAACTCACACAGGAGAAAAGCCCTATAAGTGTATGGAGTGTGGGAAAAGTTATACACGGAGCTCACATCTTGCCAGGCACCAGAAAGTCCATAAGACGAACCCTCCTCATAAACATCCTCCAAACCGGAAGAATGTGGATGCCCCTCTGACCCAGTCGGGGGGAAATGCCCTTGTAGAAAAACCGTATAGCTGTGATGACTGTGGAAAACATTTCCGTTGGACTTCAGACCTGGTCAGGCACCAGAGGACACACACAGGGGAAAAACCTTTCTTCTGTACTACTTGTGGCAAAAGCTTCAGTCAGAAATCTGTGTTAACCACACACCAAAGAATCCATGCTACAGGCAAGCCCTACTCATGTACGGACTGTGGAGAGGACTTCAGTGACCAGAGACAGTTTCTGACACATCGGAAGACACACGTGACTGAGGAGCTCTTTCTCTGCAGTGAATGTGGGCGCTCCTTCAACAATAGTGCAGCATTTGCCAAGCACCAGAAAAGCCATTCCTCTGTGAGGAACTGCCGGTGTGATGAATGTGGTAAAAGCTTTAGCAGGAGGGATCATCTCGTCAGACATCAAcgaacacacactggagaaaagcctTTTACTTGTACTACCTGTGGGAAGAGCTTCGGTAGAGGGTATCACCTAATCAGGCACCAGAGAACCCATACGAGAAAGACCTAG